In Phycisphaerae bacterium, the sequence CCGACAACCCCAGCCGCACGTTCCCGATCCGCTCGATGGCGGTGCACGCGCTGGCGGAGATCGGCGATCCGCGGGCGCTGCCGGCGCTGCGTGACCTGGCGGCCGACCAGACGGACGCCCGGCTGCAGGTGGCCGCGAGCTACGCGATTTGCCGGATCGCGGGGCGGGAGGCAAAGTAGCGGAGAAGGCATGGAGGCACGCAGCCACGCAGCCACGGAGTCTGTGTGCCACTGCTCTTGAGCAGTGCCTGCGCTTGGCACAGCGCAGGGTCGTGGCCGAGACGCACGTGTGCGCGCGCGGCATGGCCGCGTCCTAGGGCTGACCGTCGGTCCAAGAGCGCGTCGATTACAGCCGGGGTGCCCGCTGGCCACCAGCCCGCGGCCGTGCTCCCGCGCCTCAGACATCGCCGCGAGATTCTGGCCGCGGTGTGCGTGTGCGAGCGACAACGTCTGATCGGCATGCCCACGGTTCCTCGAACGCGACCATGCCACGCACCGGGACAGCTATTCCCCGCGCGCGAGCACGCACCGAAAGCCAGTATCGGGGCCTTTTTCGTCCTTATGCATGTATCCGGCGCGATTGCGGACAGCCAGAAAGTCCTTGCGGTGTTCGTTCCACGATGCCCCAACGATGGTGAGTGACCCCGTGTTGTAGGGCTCGCTCAGGTACTCGGACACGTTACCGCGCAGGTCGTAGAGCCCAAGACGGTTGACCTCGCCACTTCCAACCGGCAAAGGTCCTGCCAGGTGAGTTCCGCCGCGGCCGCCGACGGGTGTGACCGATCCGGGAAGTCCCGCGTCAGCGACGTACTCCAGGTACTGGGCGTACGTGGGCAGGCGGTAGCAGTATCCCGCTGGCAGGGTCCCGCGTTGCCGTTCCAGCTCGGTCAGGCGCCGGCAGAATTCGAGCGCCTCATCGCCCGTCACATTGCCAACCGGGCATGTCGGACAGACCCTCGGCGTGGCGGGCGCACCCATCACCAGGTCGTACTGAGCTTGCGTTGTTTCGTAGCGCGACACCCAATATCCCGTACTGAGCGCCACCAGCTCCATTCCGACGGAGTTCACGTGTGCGCGTTCCGGTAGTACGTGAATCGAATCCGAGCATCCGATGAGGCCACTCAACACCACGAATTGTGCGCACCAACGCGTCGCGAACATCAGCCTGGTTCGGAGTGCGGTCATGGTCACCGCTCGCGCAAAGGCGAGGATCCGAGACACAAATCTCCATGTACCAGGCGCATTCTACATCCGCCGCCGAGTGCGTGGCACGGCCGCGTCCGGGGGCCGGCCGTCGATCCGACGGCGCGTCGATTACGGCCGGGGTGCCCGCTGGCCACCAGCCCGCGGCCGTGCTCCCGCGCCTCAGACATCGCCGCGAGATTCTGGCCACGGTGCGCACGTGCGAGCGACACCTCTGGCCGGCGTACCCACGCTTCCTCAAACGCGGCCATGCCACGCACCCGAGCCCGGGCGCGTCGCTGCCCCGCGGCCAATCCCCGTCATCCGGTGTCGGTCTTGGCCGCCCCACCCCGAGTATAGACTCTCTAGAATAGATGGCCGACCCTATTTTCGTACCCTATTTTTCGAATTTACCTGCCCGGTCCCACTCAGTTCATGGGACGTCCCGGCCGGGATGATTCCGAATAGACGTCCCATGATTGCAGGCTCCTATCCCCGTCCAGCGGCTCCG encodes:
- a CDS encoding SUMF1/EgtB/PvdO family nonheme iron enzyme, translating into MNSVGMELVALSTGYWVSRYETTQAQYDLVMGAPATPRVCPTCPVGNVTGDEALEFCRRLTELERQRGTLPAGYCYRLPTYAQYLEYVADAGLPGSVTPVGGRGGTHLAGPLPVGSGEVNRLGLYDLRGNVSEYLSEPYNTGSLTIVGASWNEHRKDFLAVRNRAGYMHKDEKGPDTGFRCVLARGE